One segment of Elusimicrobiota bacterium DNA contains the following:
- a CDS encoding S46 family peptidase — protein MKATLEKAPALSDFPLLQDEGMWTFDNPPRELLRRHYGFTPNADWLKRVRLASLRFNDGGSGSFVSKDGLVLTNHHVALGQLQKMSSAKKDFVKDGFFAKSRAAERPCPDLEINQLVSMEEVTARVLAAIDPKASEKRQNEQRKAETARLEKESLETTGLRSDVVELYQGGEYWLYRSKKHTDVRLVMAPELGAAFFGGDHDNFTYPRFALDFAFFRVYEGGKPVRPESFFPFGARGLKEGQLCFVTGHPGSTDRLYTVAQLRHQRDAALPMRIAMLKRRRDAALRHGSSPERLRRSQDFRFGVENALKALTGELEGLRDPSIFHAKEAAERSLRTRVETDPALAESAGAWDRVEGAVAELSARYKGLVYRRLTAYRLTSYAEHAVRMTAEVEKPNGERLEEYRDSALESLRFRLFSPAPVYADFEEALLADSLRESLEALGPADPFLKDVLAGKTPEAAAREALRGTRMPDPAFRRTLVEGGRRAVESSKDPLLALCRRADPHYRSMRKWYEDNIQSVERHEGNRIARARFAVYGKGLYPDATFTLRLSYGQPVGYECGKTLVPWKTTFGGLYDRADSFDGREPFGLSRRVAAARRKVRMDCPVNFVSTHDIIGGNSGSPVIDAKAELVGLIFDGNIQSLPGRYAYARERARAVSVHSEAILESLRAVYGMNGLARELVRR, from the coding sequence ATGAAAGCGACCCTCGAGAAGGCCCCCGCGCTCTCCGATTTCCCCCTCCTTCAGGACGAAGGGATGTGGACCTTCGACAACCCTCCCCGGGAGCTCCTGCGCCGCCACTACGGCTTCACGCCGAACGCCGACTGGCTCAAACGGGTGCGCCTCGCCTCCCTGCGCTTCAACGACGGCGGCTCGGGCTCCTTCGTCTCGAAGGACGGCCTCGTGCTCACCAACCACCACGTGGCGCTCGGCCAGCTCCAGAAGATGTCCTCGGCGAAGAAGGACTTCGTGAAGGACGGCTTCTTCGCGAAGAGCCGCGCCGCCGAGCGGCCCTGCCCCGACCTCGAGATCAACCAGCTCGTCTCCATGGAGGAGGTCACCGCCCGCGTCCTCGCCGCCATCGACCCCAAGGCCTCGGAGAAGCGGCAGAACGAGCAGCGCAAGGCCGAGACCGCCCGCCTCGAGAAGGAGTCGCTGGAGACCACCGGCCTGCGCTCGGACGTCGTCGAGCTCTACCAGGGCGGCGAGTACTGGCTCTACCGTTCGAAGAAGCACACGGACGTCCGCCTCGTCATGGCCCCCGAGCTCGGCGCCGCGTTCTTCGGAGGAGACCACGACAACTTCACCTACCCGCGCTTCGCGCTCGACTTCGCCTTCTTCCGCGTCTACGAAGGCGGCAAGCCCGTGCGCCCGGAGAGCTTCTTCCCCTTCGGCGCCCGCGGGCTGAAGGAAGGCCAGCTCTGCTTCGTCACCGGCCACCCCGGCAGCACCGACCGGCTCTACACCGTCGCGCAGCTCAGGCACCAGCGCGACGCCGCCCTGCCCATGCGCATCGCGATGCTCAAGCGCCGCCGCGATGCGGCCCTGCGCCACGGCTCCTCGCCCGAGCGCCTGCGCCGCAGCCAGGACTTCCGCTTCGGCGTCGAGAACGCGCTGAAGGCGCTCACCGGAGAGCTCGAGGGCCTGCGCGACCCGTCCATCTTCCACGCCAAGGAAGCCGCCGAGCGCTCCCTGCGCACCCGCGTCGAGACCGACCCCGCGCTCGCCGAGTCGGCGGGCGCCTGGGACCGCGTCGAGGGCGCCGTCGCCGAGCTCTCGGCCCGCTACAAGGGCCTCGTCTACCGCCGGCTCACGGCCTATCGCCTCACCTCGTACGCCGAGCACGCCGTGCGCATGACGGCGGAGGTCGAGAAGCCCAACGGTGAGCGCCTCGAGGAGTACCGCGATTCCGCCCTGGAATCCCTGCGCTTCCGTCTCTTCTCCCCCGCGCCGGTCTACGCCGACTTCGAGGAAGCCCTGCTCGCCGACTCCCTGCGCGAATCGCTCGAGGCCCTCGGGCCCGCCGACCCTTTCCTCAAGGACGTCCTCGCCGGGAAGACCCCCGAGGCGGCGGCTCGCGAGGCCCTGCGCGGGACGCGGATGCCCGACCCCGCCTTCCGCAGGACGCTCGTCGAAGGAGGACGCAGGGCCGTCGAGTCCTCGAAGGACCCGCTCCTCGCCCTCTGCCGCCGCGCCGACCCGCACTACCGCTCCATGCGCAAATGGTACGAGGACAACATCCAGAGCGTCGAGCGCCACGAAGGCAACCGCATCGCCCGCGCGCGCTTCGCCGTGTACGGCAAGGGCCTCTACCCCGACGCGACCTTCACCCTGCGCCTGAGCTACGGCCAGCCGGTCGGCTACGAGTGCGGCAAGACGCTCGTGCCCTGGAAGACCACCTTCGGCGGGCTCTACGACCGCGCCGACTCCTTCGACGGGCGCGAGCCCTTCGGCCTGAGCCGCCGCGTCGCCGCGGCGCGCCGGAAGGTGCGCATGGATTGCCCCGTGAACTTCGTGAGCACCCACGACATCATCGGCGGGAACTCGGGAAGCCCCGTCATCGACGCGAAGGCCGAGCTCGTCGGCCTCATCTTCGACGGGAACATCCAGAGCCTCCCCGGCCGCTACGCCTACGCGCGCGAGCGGGCGCGCGCCGTCTCCGTGCACTCGGAAGCGATCCTCGAATCCCTGCGCGCCGTTTATGGTATGAATGGGCTGGCGCGGGAGCTCGTCCGGCGCTGA
- a CDS encoding PAS domain-containing sensor histidine kinase, translated as MALKTKFLPAERASEALVKESARDLSKEPLVKMLAEAVPDVFLILNPERQIVYSNRTLIESLGLAESAPLCGKRYGEAMACTHASESPGGCGTTEFCEACGAAQAVQRRKGREDVHECRITRENGEALDFRVWATPVRLPAGEFTVFVAEDIADEKRRGALERIFFHDVLNTVSGLSGLTEFLKDATPEESRAYQGMLAQVVDKLIEEITTQRDLARAESGELLVKPTALDSRATLEGIAAPYRAHPLCEGRTLALAADAASVAFSSDRTLLGRVLGNMTKNALEACPKGGTVTLSCRPDGLDVLFSVNGPTVMPREVQLQVFQRSFSTKGAGRGLGTYSMKLLGERYLHGNVSFESSEGKGTTFYAGFPLELKK; from the coding sequence ATGGCACTGAAGACGAAGTTCCTGCCGGCGGAGCGGGCCTCGGAAGCCCTCGTGAAGGAGTCCGCGCGAGACCTCTCCAAAGAGCCCCTGGTGAAGATGCTCGCGGAGGCGGTCCCCGACGTCTTCCTCATCCTCAATCCCGAGCGCCAGATCGTCTACAGCAACCGCACGCTCATCGAATCCCTCGGCCTTGCCGAGAGCGCTCCGCTCTGCGGCAAGCGCTACGGCGAGGCGATGGCCTGCACCCACGCCTCCGAAAGCCCCGGAGGCTGCGGCACCACGGAGTTCTGCGAGGCCTGCGGAGCCGCCCAGGCCGTCCAGCGCCGCAAGGGCCGCGAGGACGTACATGAGTGCCGCATCACGCGCGAGAACGGAGAGGCCCTCGACTTCCGCGTCTGGGCCACGCCCGTACGCCTGCCCGCCGGAGAGTTCACCGTCTTCGTCGCCGAGGACATCGCCGACGAGAAGCGCCGCGGCGCCCTCGAGAGGATCTTCTTCCACGACGTGCTCAACACCGTCTCGGGTCTGAGCGGCCTCACCGAGTTCCTCAAGGACGCGACGCCCGAGGAGTCCCGGGCCTACCAGGGGATGCTCGCGCAGGTCGTCGACAAGCTCATCGAGGAGATCACGACCCAGCGCGACCTGGCCCGCGCCGAGAGCGGCGAGCTTCTCGTGAAGCCGACGGCGCTGGACTCCCGGGCGACGCTCGAGGGGATCGCCGCGCCCTACCGCGCCCACCCGCTCTGCGAGGGCCGGACGCTCGCGCTCGCCGCAGACGCCGCGAGCGTCGCCTTCTCGAGCGACCGCACCCTGCTCGGCCGCGTGCTCGGGAACATGACGAAGAACGCGCTCGAGGCCTGCCCGAAAGGCGGGACGGTGACGCTCTCCTGCCGCCCCGACGGGCTCGACGTCCTCTTCTCCGTGAACGGTCCGACCGTCATGCCCCGCGAGGTCCAGCTCCAGGTCTTCCAGCGCTCCTTCTCCACGAAAGGCGCCGGCCGTGGACTCGGGACCTACAGCATGAAGCTCCTCGGCGAACGCTACCTTCATGGGAACGTCTCTTTCGAGAGCTCTGAAGGGAAAGGAACGACTTTTTACGCGGGATTCCCACTCGAATTGAAGAAGTGA
- the tdh gene encoding L-threonine 3-dehydrogenase, producing MKALVKKFPKKGLWMEDVPVPAPTENDVLIKIKQTAICGTDIHIYQWDAWSQQTIPVPMHVGHEFVGEVVAVGKAVNGVSVGMRVSGEGHIVCGHCRNCRAGARHLCPNTKGVGVNRPGCFAEFLCIPASNVFPIPEGVSDDEASILDPLGNAVHTALSYDLTGEDVLITGAGPIGIMGAVVAHHVGARHVVITDVNEYRLDLAKKLGVKNAVNVAKTSLPEVMKGLKMTEGFDVGLEMSGNGTALNGMIQAMKNGGKIALLGIMPPETTIPWNQVIFKGLFLKGIYGREMYETWYKMCSMIQSGLNVRPIVTHRFPVDKFEEGFEIMSAGKSGKIILDWMK from the coding sequence ATGAAAGCCTTGGTCAAGAAGTTCCCGAAGAAAGGACTCTGGATGGAGGACGTCCCCGTCCCCGCGCCCACTGAGAACGACGTCCTCATCAAGATCAAGCAGACCGCCATCTGCGGCACCGACATCCACATCTACCAGTGGGACGCCTGGTCCCAGCAGACCATCCCCGTCCCCATGCACGTCGGACACGAGTTCGTCGGCGAGGTCGTCGCCGTCGGCAAGGCCGTCAACGGCGTTTCGGTCGGGATGCGCGTCTCGGGAGAAGGACACATCGTCTGCGGCCACTGCCGCAACTGCCGCGCCGGCGCCCGACACCTCTGCCCCAACACCAAGGGCGTGGGCGTCAACCGCCCCGGCTGCTTCGCCGAGTTCCTCTGCATCCCCGCGAGCAACGTCTTCCCGATCCCCGAAGGGGTCAGCGACGACGAGGCCTCCATCCTCGACCCGCTGGGCAACGCCGTGCACACCGCGCTCTCCTACGACCTCACCGGCGAGGACGTGCTCATCACCGGCGCCGGCCCCATCGGCATCATGGGCGCGGTCGTCGCCCATCACGTCGGGGCACGCCACGTCGTCATCACCGACGTCAACGAATACCGCCTGGACCTCGCGAAGAAGCTCGGCGTGAAGAACGCCGTCAACGTGGCCAAGACCTCTCTCCCGGAGGTCATGAAAGGCCTCAAGATGACCGAGGGCTTCGATGTGGGCCTCGAGATGTCGGGCAACGGCACGGCTCTCAACGGCATGATCCAGGCCATGAAGAACGGGGGGAAGATCGCGCTGCTCGGCATCATGCCGCCGGAGACGACCATCCCGTGGAACCAGGTCATCTTCAAGGGACTCTTCCTGAAGGGCATCTACGGGCGGGAGATGTACGAGACCTGGTACAAGATGTGCTCGATGATCCAGAGCGGGCTGAACGTCCGCCCCATCGTCACCCACCGCTTCCCGGTCGACAAGTTCGAGGAAGGGTTCGAGATCATGAGCGCGGGGAAGTCAGGGAAGATCATCCTCGATTGGATGAAGTAG
- a CDS encoding TolC family protein: MSSFIRIHVSVLAAVLLASGAKAAESSTPPLALREVLESVRRDNPALQAARLRWEAALKRVAAAATPDQPRLELERMYAPSGADPFSGADEKAFSVRQEIPFPSTLYLRHGAAARDAAIEEQRWRGTLIELLARARSAYAALFLADRSLAIYDENISVMRRFAKVSESKLAAGRGRQADALKAQVELTRLLNMRETLTAERESSSAALAALMGREDPARLGPVQEPAAPALAASLEDLEAALSGQPALKGAALGVERARTELALARSEFLPDLMFQYRRRSDPLRGRTHDAVLGLSLPLWFWKPASLAAEAKARQAASEAELRAARLGARADLRTAWARVETARRLLDAYRGALLPQAEESLNVAETGYGSDRLGFLDLLDAQRSLLGYRLEYCQVQAEYEQRLADLEIAAGKEL, from the coding sequence ATGAGTTCCTTCATCCGCATACACGTCTCCGTCCTCGCCGCCGTTCTTCTCGCCTCCGGCGCGAAGGCCGCGGAAAGCTCGACTCCCCCCCTCGCCCTGCGCGAGGTCCTGGAGAGCGTGCGCCGGGACAACCCCGCGCTGCAGGCCGCGCGCCTGCGCTGGGAGGCGGCGCTCAAGCGCGTCGCGGCCGCCGCGACCCCCGACCAGCCCCGCCTGGAGCTGGAGCGGATGTACGCCCCCTCCGGAGCGGATCCGTTCTCCGGCGCCGACGAAAAGGCCTTCTCGGTGCGCCAGGAGATCCCCTTCCCGAGCACGCTCTACCTGCGCCATGGCGCCGCCGCCCGGGACGCCGCCATCGAGGAGCAGCGCTGGCGCGGGACGCTCATCGAGCTCCTCGCACGCGCCCGCTCCGCCTATGCCGCCCTGTTCCTGGCCGACCGGAGCCTCGCCATCTACGACGAGAACATCTCCGTGATGCGGCGCTTCGCGAAGGTCTCAGAATCCAAGCTCGCCGCCGGCAGGGGCCGGCAGGCCGACGCCCTCAAGGCCCAGGTCGAGCTCACGCGCCTGCTCAACATGCGCGAGACGCTCACGGCCGAGCGCGAGAGCTCCTCGGCGGCGCTCGCCGCCCTGATGGGACGCGAGGACCCGGCGAGGCTCGGGCCGGTCCAGGAGCCGGCGGCGCCCGCGCTCGCCGCGAGCCTCGAAGACCTGGAAGCCGCGCTCTCGGGGCAGCCCGCCCTCAAAGGCGCCGCGCTCGGCGTCGAGCGGGCAAGAACGGAACTCGCGCTGGCCCGCTCGGAGTTCCTGCCCGACCTCATGTTCCAGTACCGCCGCCGCAGCGACCCCCTGCGGGGACGCACGCACGACGCGGTCCTCGGACTCTCCCTCCCCCTCTGGTTCTGGAAGCCGGCGTCGCTCGCCGCCGAAGCGAAGGCGCGGCAGGCGGCCTCCGAGGCCGAGCTGCGGGCGGCGCGTCTGGGCGCGCGCGCGGACCTTCGTACCGCCTGGGCGCGCGTGGAGACCGCCCGCCGGCTGCTGGACGCCTACCGCGGCGCCCTGCTCCCGCAGGCGGAGGAGTCCCTGAACGTCGCCGAGACGGGCTATGGGAGCGACCGCCTCGGCTTCCTCGACCTGCTCGACGCCCAGCGCTCGCTGCTGGGCTACCGGCTGGAGTACTGTCAGGTCCAGGCGGAGTACGAGCAGCGCCTGGCGGACCTCGAGATCGCCGCAGGAAAGGAGCTCTGA